The Oncorhynchus mykiss isolate Arlee chromosome 28, USDA_OmykA_1.1, whole genome shotgun sequence genome includes a window with the following:
- the c28h7orf25 gene encoding UPF0415 protein C7orf25 homolog — MAATHSMLQERIQVAQELLKRVDQLCARQVRDVEGRAKLCSKLRAELKFLTKVEAGKVLIKESHLQSTNLTHLKAIVESAESLEMVVSVLHVFAYEDAGGTKQTLVVDVVANGGHTWVKAIGRKAEALHNIWQGRGQYGDKSVVEQAEDFLQASRQQPVQYSNPHIIFAFYNGVSSPMADRLREIGISVRGDIVAVNLVMAEEEGSEEEEGEGANKEGMERCYEEEEREGKAAEDEEDVENFVEEEDDAEDVEHTRVDRDTIVASLAFPTGVKVDVCRRANLDITTLITYVSSLSHGHCRLAFKEQVLTEQAAQERQDKVLPRLQEFMAGKELYACQSAVNDFRVILDTLGGPGEKARADELLRRLRVVPDQPSERTQRLTASSKVNPRSLMIFGTGDTLRAVTMTANSGFVRAAANQGVRYSVFIHQPRALTEGKEWRATPI; from the exons ATGGCCGCCACACACTCCATGCTGCAGGAGCGTATCCAGGTGGCCCAAGAGCTGCTCAAGCGTGTGGACCAGCTCTGTGCGAGGCAGGTGCGCGATGTGGAGGGCCGGGCCAAGCTCTGCAGCAAGCTGCGAGCCGAGCTCAAGTTCCTGACCAAGGTGGAGGCGGGCAAGGTGCTCATCAAGGAGTCCCACCTGCAGAGCACCAACCTCACCCACCTGAAG GCCATTGTGGAGTCGGCGGAGTCACTGGAGATGGTGGTGAGCGTGCTGCATGTGTTCGCCTACGAGGACGCCGGCGGCACCAAGCAGACGCTGGTGGTGGACGTGGTGGCCAACGGCGGGCACACCTGGGTCAAGGCTATTGGGCGCAAGGCAGAGGCACTGCACAACATCTGGCAGGGTCGGGGCCAGTACGGCGACAAGAGTGTGGTGGAGCAAGCTGAGGACTTCCTGCAGGCCAGCCGCCAGCAGCCTGTGCAGTACAGCAACCCACACATTATCTTTGCCTTCTACAATGGCGTCTCCAGCCCAATGGCCGACCGCCTGAGAGAGATTGGCATCTCGGTGCGCGGGGACATCGTGGCGGTAAACTTGGTGATGGCGGAGGAGGAAGGAagcgaggaggaagagggagagggagcaaacAAGGAGGGTATGGAACGCTGCTACGAAGAGGAAGAGCGAGAAGGCAAGGCAGCGGAAGATGAGGAAGACGTTGAAAACTTTGTCGAAGAAGAAGACGACGCAGAAGATGTCGAGCACACGCGAGTTGACCGCGACACCATCGTGGCCAGCCTGGCATTCCCCACCGGGGTCAAGGTAGATGTGTGCCGGCGGGCCAACCTGGACATCACTACACTCATCACGTACGTGTCGTCACTGAGCCACGGCCACTGCCGCTTGGCCTTCAAGGAGCAGGTGCTGACTGAGCAGGCAGCCCAGGAGCGTCAGGACAAGGTCCTCCCTCGCCTCCAGGAGTTCATGGCGGGCAAGGAGCTGTACGCGTGCCAGTCGGCCGTAAACGACTTCCGCGTCATCCTGGACACGCTCGGCGGCCCCGGCGAGAAGGCGCGCGCCGATGAGCTGCTGAGGCGGCTACGGGTGGTACCCGACCAGCCGTCGGAGCGCACCCAGCGCCTCACTGCCAGCTCCAAGGTGAACCCCCGCTCGCTCATGATTTTCGGCACGGGCGACACACTACGGGCAGTCACAATGACGGCGAACAGTGGCTTTGTGAGGGCGGCGGCCAATCAGGGCGTGCGGTATAGCGTGTTCATACACCAACCGCGCGCCTTGACGGAGGGCAAGGAGTGGAGGGCCACGCccatatga